In Camelina sativa cultivar DH55 chromosome 16, Cs, whole genome shotgun sequence, a single window of DNA contains:
- the LOC104751226 gene encoding protein DETOXIFICATION 16-like isoform X2, protein METRQREKFMERGEGGDDSPANPLVVDVSSMDWKIRRRGGGGGGWIAEEVKKQLWLGGPLVATNLLQYLLQMISIMVVGHQGELALSSVSIASSFSQITGLSLLMGLSGGLGTLCGQSYGAKVERMLGIHTQRAMVVLLILCFPISILWINASSILVFIGQDAVIAQTSGSYVAFLIPGLFGFAILQCLNSFFTSQNRVFPLMLCSGLTTLLHVPVCWGLVSKSGLGIRGAALATSFSLWINVVLLSLYVKFSPACAKTWTGFSREALENVMVFLRLAVPSAFMVCLTIWSSETVVFLSGLLPNPVLETSVISTCLGISTVIRMVPYASACVVSVRVSNELGAGNPDNARRAIRVCLAMTLCVCVLSELVLLVTRETLGYTYSNESEVAEYVATMVPLLVISNLLDGLQAILSGDLVRSDLCYVCSSLCHCFCHDSHQLDRRGEESERTSLRVNYTGD, encoded by the exons ATGGAGACGAGACAAAGGGAAAAATTCATGGAgcgaggagaaggaggagacgACTCTCCGGCGAATCCGTTGGTCGTAGACGTCTCTTCTATGGACTGGAAGATACGtagacgaggaggaggaggaggaggatggaTCGCGGAGGAAGTTAAGAAACAGTTGTGGCTAGGTGGTCCACTGGTGGCTACGAATCTGTTGcagtatcttcttcagatgaTCTCTATCATGGTCGTCGGACATCAAGGCGAGTTAGCTCTCTCCAGCGTCTCCATTGCTAGTTCATTCTCCCAAATCACTGGCCTAAGTTTGCTC ATGGGACTGTCTGGAGGATTGGGTACATTGTGTGGTCAATCTTACGGAGCAAAAGTAGAAAGAATGTTAGGAATACACACACAAAGAGCAATGGTGGTTCTTCTCATCTTATGCTTTCCAATATCCATTTTATGGATCAATGCATCATCCATTCTTGTGTTTATTGGCCAAGACGCAGTCATTGCTCAAACCTCTGGATCATACGTAGCGTTCTTGATCCCAGGCCTTTTCGGTTTCGCGATTTTACAATGCCTCAATAGTTTCTTTACGAGCCAGAACAGAGTGTTTCCTCTCATGCTCTGTTCCGGTTTAACCACTCTGCTTCACGTTCCTGTTTGTTGGGGTTTGGTGTCCAAGTCTGGTTTGGGAATCAGAGGAGCTGCGCTAGCAACTTCGTTTTCCTTGTGGATTAATGTTGTCTTGTTGAGTCTTTACGTCAAATTCTCGCCTGCTTGCGCCAAAACATGGACCGGGTTCTCCCGAGAGGCTCTTGAGAACGTTATGGTCTTTCTTCGTCTGGCTGTTCCGTCTGCATTCATGGTCTG CTTGACGATTTGGTCATCTGAGACGGTGGTCTTCCTCTCAGGCTTACTTCCAAATCCTGTTCTTGAAACTTCGGTTATCTCCACTTG TTTAGGTATCTCCACGGTAATTCGTATGGTTCCCTATGCATCGGCTTGTGTAGTGAG CGTGAGGGTATCGAATGAGTTAGGAGCAGGAAATCCAGACAATGCCAGGAGAGCTATACGAGTATGCTTAGCCATGACactttgtgtgtgtgtcttaAGTGAATTGGTGTTGCTGGTTACACGTGAAACACTTGGATACACTTACTCAAACGAGTCTGAAGTTGCTGAATATGTAGCAACGATGGTGCCTCTCCTCGTCATTTCCAATCTCCTTGATGGTCTTCAGGCCATTCTCTCAG GGGATTTGGTTAGGAGTGATTTGTGCTACGTTTGCTCAAGTCTCTGCCATTGCTTTTGTCATGACTCGCACCAACTGGACCGAAGAg GTGAAGAAAGCGAAAGGACGAGTTTACGAGTCAATTATACCGGAGACTGA
- the LOC104751226 gene encoding protein DETOXIFICATION 16-like isoform X1, which translates to METRQREKFMERGEGGDDSPANPLVVDVSSMDWKIRRRGGGGGGWIAEEVKKQLWLGGPLVATNLLQYLLQMISIMVVGHQGELALSSVSIASSFSQITGLSLLMGLSGGLGTLCGQSYGAKVERMLGIHTQRAMVVLLILCFPISILWINASSILVFIGQDAVIAQTSGSYVAFLIPGLFGFAILQCLNSFFTSQNRVFPLMLCSGLTTLLHVPVCWGLVSKSGLGIRGAALATSFSLWINVVLLSLYVKFSPACAKTWTGFSREALENVMVFLRLAVPSAFMVCLTIWSSETVVFLSGLLPNPVLETSVISTCLGISTVIRMVPYASACVVSVRVSNELGAGNPDNARRAIRVCLAMTLCVCVLSELVLLVTRETLGYTYSNESEVAEYVATMVPLLVISNLLDGLQAILSGVLGGSGWQKIGAYVTLGSYYLVGLPTSFFFGFVLGIGGMGIWLGVICATFAQVSAIAFVMTRTNWTEEVKKAKGRVYESIIPETE; encoded by the exons ATGGAGACGAGACAAAGGGAAAAATTCATGGAgcgaggagaaggaggagacgACTCTCCGGCGAATCCGTTGGTCGTAGACGTCTCTTCTATGGACTGGAAGATACGtagacgaggaggaggaggaggaggatggaTCGCGGAGGAAGTTAAGAAACAGTTGTGGCTAGGTGGTCCACTGGTGGCTACGAATCTGTTGcagtatcttcttcagatgaTCTCTATCATGGTCGTCGGACATCAAGGCGAGTTAGCTCTCTCCAGCGTCTCCATTGCTAGTTCATTCTCCCAAATCACTGGCCTAAGTTTGCTC ATGGGACTGTCTGGAGGATTGGGTACATTGTGTGGTCAATCTTACGGAGCAAAAGTAGAAAGAATGTTAGGAATACACACACAAAGAGCAATGGTGGTTCTTCTCATCTTATGCTTTCCAATATCCATTTTATGGATCAATGCATCATCCATTCTTGTGTTTATTGGCCAAGACGCAGTCATTGCTCAAACCTCTGGATCATACGTAGCGTTCTTGATCCCAGGCCTTTTCGGTTTCGCGATTTTACAATGCCTCAATAGTTTCTTTACGAGCCAGAACAGAGTGTTTCCTCTCATGCTCTGTTCCGGTTTAACCACTCTGCTTCACGTTCCTGTTTGTTGGGGTTTGGTGTCCAAGTCTGGTTTGGGAATCAGAGGAGCTGCGCTAGCAACTTCGTTTTCCTTGTGGATTAATGTTGTCTTGTTGAGTCTTTACGTCAAATTCTCGCCTGCTTGCGCCAAAACATGGACCGGGTTCTCCCGAGAGGCTCTTGAGAACGTTATGGTCTTTCTTCGTCTGGCTGTTCCGTCTGCATTCATGGTCTG CTTGACGATTTGGTCATCTGAGACGGTGGTCTTCCTCTCAGGCTTACTTCCAAATCCTGTTCTTGAAACTTCGGTTATCTCCACTTG TTTAGGTATCTCCACGGTAATTCGTATGGTTCCCTATGCATCGGCTTGTGTAGTGAG CGTGAGGGTATCGAATGAGTTAGGAGCAGGAAATCCAGACAATGCCAGGAGAGCTATACGAGTATGCTTAGCCATGACactttgtgtgtgtgtcttaAGTGAATTGGTGTTGCTGGTTACACGTGAAACACTTGGATACACTTACTCAAACGAGTCTGAAGTTGCTGAATATGTAGCAACGATGGTGCCTCTCCTCGTCATTTCCAATCTCCTTGATGGTCTTCAGGCCATTCTCTCAG GGGTTCTTGGAGGTTCAGGGTGGCAAAAGATAGGGGCATACGTAACACTCGGATCCTACTATTTAGTTGGACTTCcgacatcatttttttttggattcgtGTTAGGGATTGGaggaatg GGGATTTGGTTAGGAGTGATTTGTGCTACGTTTGCTCAAGTCTCTGCCATTGCTTTTGTCATGACTCGCACCAACTGGACCGAAGAg GTGAAGAAAGCGAAAGGACGAGTTTACGAGTCAATTATACCGGAGACTGAGTAA
- the LOC104751225 gene encoding cyclin-dependent kinase D-1-like, translating to MDQPKKVADRYLKREVLGQGTYGVVFKAIDTKNGETVAIKKIRLGKQKEGVNITALREIKVLKELKHPHVIELIDAFPHKENLHIVFEYMETDLEAVIRDPNLFLSPADVKSYLQMMLKGLEYCHDKWVLHRDMKPNNLLIGPNGQLKLADFGLARIFSSPGHKFTHQVFTRWYRAPELLFGAKQYDGAVDVWAAGCIFAELLLRRPFLQGKSDIDQLSKIFAAFGTPKADQWPDMISLPDYVEYQFVLAPSLRSLFPMVSEDALDLLSKMFTYDPKSRISIQQALQHRYFTSAPSPTDPLELPRSVRQQGAKSTDSKHKAIKVLSPAHKFRRVIPGRGKSANKSKDQSVDVVRQASHDGQAPMSLDFTILAERPPNRPTITSADRSHLKRKLDLEFM from the exons ATGGACCAGCCGAAGAAAGTTGCTGATAGGTATCTGAAACGTGAGGTTCTTGGTCAAGGTACTTACGGAGTCGTCTTCAAGGCTATTGACACTAAG AACGGAGAGACTGTAGCgattaagaaaataagacttgggaaacaaaaagaaggtGTGAATATAACAGCTCTCAGAGAAATCAAAGTACTTAAAGAGCTTAAGCATCCACATGTGATTGAGTTGATTGATGCGTTTCCTCACAAGGAGAACTTGCACATTGTGTTTGAGTACATGGAGACTGATCTCGAAGCAGTTATCCGCGATCCTAACCTGTTTCTTTCCCCCGCTGATGTCAAATCTTACCTCCAGATGATGTTAAAAGGTCTTGAGTATTGCCATGACAAGTGGGTTTTGCACAG AGATATGAAGCCAAACAACTTGTTGATAGGACCTAATGGACAACTGAAGCTTGCAGATTTTGGGTTAGCTCGTATATTTAGTAGCCCTGGTCATAAGTTTACCCACCAG GTCTTTACGAGATGGTATAGAGCACCTGAACTTTTGTTTGGTGCAAAACAGTATGATGGTGCAGTTGATGTTTGGGCTGCTGGCTGTATTTTTGCTGAACTTCTATTACGCAGACCATTTCTTCAG GGAAAGAGTGATATTGATCAATTAAGCAAAATCTTTGCTGCCTTTGGGACCCCAAAAGCAGATCAGTGGCCAGATATGATCAGCCTTCCTGATTATGTAGAGTATCAATTTGTCCTCGCACCTTCTCTACGTTCTCTATTCCCAATGGTTAGTGAGGATGCTCTAGATTTGTTGTCTAAGATGTTCACCTATGACCCCAAGTCTAGAATATCGATTCAGCAAGCTCTGCAGCACAG GTACTTCACATCTGCACCTTCTCCTACTGACCCTTTAGAGCTACCAAGATCAGTACGCCAGCAGGGTGCTAAGTCAACTGACAGTAAACACAAAGCCATTAAAGTGTTGTCACCAGCACATAAGTTTAGACGAGTGATACCTGGCCGAGGAAAGTCTGCTAATAAATCCAAGGACCAGAGTGTTGATGTCGTGAGACAAGCTAGCCATGATGGACAAGCACCAATGTCTTTAGATTTCACCATCTTAGCCGAGCGGCCACCTAACCGACCAACCATCACCAG TGCGGATAGATCTCATCTGAAGAGGAAACTCGATCTCGAGTTCATGTAG